Proteins encoded together in one Lutra lutra chromosome 4, mLutLut1.2, whole genome shotgun sequence window:
- the SPEN gene encoding msx2-interacting protein isoform X4, with amino-acid sequence MQIEVTAWIGPETESENEFRPLDERIDEFHPKATRTLFIGNLEKTTTYHDLRNIFQRFGEIVDIDIKKVNGVPQYAFLQYCDIASVCKAIKKMDGEYLGNNRLKLGFGKSMPTNCVWLDGLSSNVSDQYLTRHFCRYGPVVKVVFDRLKGMALVLYNEIEYAQAAVKETKGRKIGGNKIKVDFANRESQLAFYHCMEKSGQDIRDFYEMLAERREERRGSYDYSQDRTYYENVRTPGAYPEDSRRDYPARGREFYSEWETYQGDYYESRYYDDPREYRDYRSDPYEQDIREYSYRQRERERERERFESDRDRDHERRPIERSQSPVHLRRPQSPGASPSQSERLPSDSERRIYSRSSDRSGSCSSLSPPRYDKLDKSRLERYSKNEKTDKERTFDPERVERERRLIRKEKVEKDKTEKQKRKGKIHSPSSQSSETDQENEREQSPEKSRSSNKLSREKADKEGIAKNRLELMPCVVLTRVKEKEGKVIDHAPLEKLKAKLDNDTAKSSALDQKLQVCQTEPAKSDVSKLESVRMKVPKEKGLSSHIEVVDKEGRLKPRKHLKPEQTADGVSAADLEKLEARKRRFADSNLKAERQKPEVKKSSPEAEDTRVLLKKQPDLPSRDVILLREGESERKPVRKEILKRESKKIKLDRLTAVPSPKDCQELASVSAGTGSRPTSDLQARLGELVCESVENQEIQSKKPISSKPQLKQLQLLDDQGPEREDIRKNYCSLRDETHECKSGQEKPQSVNTEEKIGIDIDHTQSYRKQMEQSRRKQQMEMEIAKSEKFGSPKKDVDEYERRSLVHEVGKPPQDVTDDSPPSKKKRVDHVDFDICTKRERNYRSSRQISEDSERTGGSPSVRHGSFHEEDDPVGSPRLMSVKGSPKVDEKGLPYSNITVREESLKFNPYDSSRREQMADMAKIKLSVLSSEDELNRWDSQMKQDASRLDVSFPNSIIKRDSLRKRSVRDLEPGEVPSDSDDDGEHKLHSPRASALYESSRLSFLLRDREDKLRERDERLSSSLERNKFYSFALDKTITPDTKALLERAKSLSSSREENWSFLDWDSRFANFRNNKDKEKVDSAPRPIPSWYMKKKKIRTDSEGKMDDKKDDHKEEEQERQELFASRFLHSSIFEQDSKRLQHLERKDEDSDFISGRLYGRQTSDGANSTADLIQEPVVLFHSRFMELTRMQQKEKEKDQKPKEVEKQEDTEDHPETPESASESKESELKTPPPTGPPAVTAAAPESASSSLEKTTASEKAGEVPLATEEKPRELASTSEEAKPVSEQAPTAVQQTEQADLPSGVDTRKDAAGPPSVAEEGSSADPLPYLDTKPPTPGASFSQAEVTADPEPDSAQPPSKPTQKPEEADEPKVEKPNSTADVEPNANQKAEVVPEVQPQASEDVEVEPPVAAKDKKPNKSKRSKTPVQAAAASTVEKPVTRKSERIDREKLKRSSSPRGEAQKLLELKMEAEKITRTASKNSAADAEHPEPSLPLSRTRRRNVRSVYATMADHESRSPVKEPAEQPRVTRKRLERELQEAAAVPTTPRRGRPPKTRRRAEEEEETEVKEPVETVRPAEGWRSPRAQKSGAAGGPQGKRGKNEPKVDAERLEAAAEVSPQVNVKENTKAKADKEEAGSEQKRDRKELSTDRDAPEAPAVEVAEKKTAPEKNSKSKRGRSRNSRSAADKAANLKSVDAGVRPSAAAGPGALAVDKEAEAAAGPAEKSESPQKEGSSSSQLSSGPAPPDTAAEEKEGVSASAPSPEANQLAKQMELEQAVENIAKLTESATAAFKAAAADAPEGLSTEDGDKPAHQASETELAAAIGSIINDISGEAESFPAAAPYPAESQTDLQPRSQAPQPPGEGMEPETNEAVSGLLETEAATESSGPPASAPDPSAGPADTKEAGGNSGETSQPVPEARGPKEAEVPLARKEKGRQKTSRSRRKRNTNKKMGGTAETQVAEPDQMQSKSPATAEGTAVPPPETPQEEQQGEKPQSAPPPESCASDPSKTPSIENLSQESSVEAKTPTRAPAPPALPPPSQPAAVEEEPQARFKVHSIIESDPVTPPSDSSTPTPTVPLVTAAKLPPPVASGGVPHPSPPPKVTEWITRQEEPRAQSTSSPALPPDTKASDIDTSSSTLRKILMDPKYVSAAGITSTSVTTAIAEPVSAAPCLHEVPPPPPVEPKKPLVEEKPAAPVPNTSDTQAPEVPVAAEKEKVTPVIAPKITSVISRMPVSIDLENSQKITLAKPAPQTLTGLVSALTGLVNVSLVPVNALTGPVNALKGPVKGSVATLKGLVNTPAGPVNVLKGPVNVLTGPVNVLTAPVNAAVGAVNAAAGTVNATVGTVNATAGAMNAGAVTVTAGAVTAASGSATATTTGTVTVAGAVITPSAKCKPRASTNENSRFHPGSMSVIDDRPADTGSGAGLRVNTSEGVVLLSYSGQKTEGPQRISAKISQIPPASAMDIEFQQSVSKSQVKPDSVTPSQPSPKGPQAPSGYANVATHSTLVLTAQTYNASPVISSVKADRPSLEKPEPIHLSVSTPVTQGGTVKVLTQGINTPPVLVHNQLVLTPSIVTTNKKLADPVTLKIETKVLQPANLGSALNPHHPPALPSKLPAEVNHVASGPSTPTDRAVTHLAATKPDAHSPRPGGPAPAPFPRTCHPSSTASAALSTNATVMLAAGIPVPQFISSIHPEQSVIMPPHSITQTVSLSHLSQGEVRMNTPALPSITYSIRPETLHSPRAPLQPQQIEVRAPQRAGTPQPAAAGVPALAPQHPPEEEVHYHLPVARAAAPVQSEVLVMQSEYRLHPYTVPRDVRIMVHPHVTAVSEQPRAADGVVKVPPASKVPQQPGKDAAKTAEAKAAPAPAPHGEARILTVTPSNQLQGLPLTPPVVVTHGVQIVHSSGELFQEYRYGDIRTYHGPAQLTHTQFPAAASIGLPPRTKAPAQGPAPEGEPLQPTQPTQSTQPAQPVQSTQPAQPTQPCQPTQLSQPGQPPSGKMPQVSQEAKGTQTGVDQPRLPTVPASRPAEPHVQVQRAQAETSQTSYPSPVSVSMKPDLPAPLPAQAAPKQPLFVPTTSSPSTPPGLALTHTEAQPAPKPDSAPHLTSQRPVDMVQLLKKYPIVWQGLLALKNDTAAVQLHFVSGNNVLAHRSLPLSEGGPPLRIAQRMRLEASQLEGVARRMTVETDYCLLLALPCGRDQEDVVSQTESLKAAFITYLQAKQAAGIINVPNPGSNQPAYVLQIFPPCEFSESHLSRLAPDLLASISNISPHLMIVIASV; translated from the exons AGAGGAACGAAGGGGATCTTACGACTATAGCCAAGATCGTACATATTATGAGAATGTTCGTACTCCAGGCGCATATCCTGAGGATTCCAGACGGGACTATCCAGCCCGAGGACGAGAATTTTATTCAGAATGGGAAACTTACCAAGGAGACTACTATGAATCACGATACTATGACGATCCTCGCGAGTACAGGGATTACAGAAGTGATCCTTACGAACAAGATATTAGGGAGTACAGTTACCGGCAAAGGGAACGAGAGCGAGAACGCGAAAGGTTTGAGTCTGACCGGGACAGAGACCACGAGAGGAGGCCGATTGAGCGCAGCCAGAGCCCAGTGCACTTGCGGCGCCCACAGAGTCCTGGGGCGTCCCCCTCGCAGTCGGAGCGGTTGCCAAGTGATTCCGAAAGGAGGATTTACAGCCGATCCTCAGACCGGAGTGGGAGCTGTAGCTCACTTTCTCCTCCAAGATATGATAAACTTGACAAATCTCGCTTGGAACGCTATagtaaaaatgagaagacagataAAGAAAGGACTTTTGATCCTGAGAGAGTGGAAAGAGAGAGACGcttaataaggaaggaaaaagtggaaaaggacaaaactgaaaagcagaaaCGAAAAGGTAAAATTCATTCCCCTAGTTCTCAGTCTTCAGAGACAGaccaagaaaatgagagagaacagagcCCTGAAAAATCAAGGAGTTCTAATAAACTGAGCAGAGAGAAAGCTGACAAAGAAGGAATAGCAAAAAACCGCCTGGAGCTCATGCCCTGTGTGGTTTTGACtcgagtgaaagagaaagaggggaaagttATTGACCACGCTCCTTTGGAAAAGCTGAAGGCCAAGCTTGATAATGACACTGCCAAGTCTTCTGCCCTAGATCAGAAACTCCAGGTCTGTCAGACGGAGCCTGCTAAGTCTGACGTGTCTAAACTGGAATCTGTTCGAATGAAAGTGCCAAAGGAAAAGGGACTGTCAAGCCACATAGAGGTGGTAGATAAGGAAGGTAGGCTTAAGCCCAGGAAGCACCTAAAACCAGAGCAGACTGCCGACGGGGTCAGCGCTGCAGATTTGGAAAAACTGGAAGCAAGAAAGAGGCGTTTCGCAGATTCCAATCTGAAAGCAGAAAGGCAAAAACCAGAAGTCAAGAAAAGTAGTCCAGAGGCGGAAGACACTCGggtacttttaaaaaagcagcCTGACCTACCATCTAGAGATGTCATTCTACTGAGGGAAGGAGAATCAGAAAGAAAGCCTGTGAGGAAAGAAATTCTTAAACGAGaatctaaaaaaatcaaactagacAGACTTACTGCTGTTCCCAGCCCCAAAGACTGTCAGGAGCTTGCCAGTGTTTCTGCTGGGACTGGCTCGAGGCCCACCTCAGACCTGCAAGCGAGGCTGGGAGAACTGGTGTGCGAATCTGTGGAAAATCAAGAAATCCAGTCAAAAAAACCCATTTCCTCAAAACCACAACTCAAACAGCTGCAGTTACTAGATGATCAGGGACCAGAGAGAGAAGATATTAGGAAAAACTATTGCAGTCTTCGCGATGAGACACATGAATGCAAATCAGGCCAAGAGAAACCACAGTCagtaaatactgaagaaaaaattgGCATTGATATTGATCACACGCAGAGTTACCGAAAACAAATGGAGCAGAGTCGTAGAAAACAGCAGATGGAGATGGAAATTGCCAAGTCTGAGAAGTTCGGCAGTCCTAAAAAAGATGTAGATGAATATGAAAGACGGAGTCTGGTTCACGAGGTGGGCAAACCCCCCCAGGATGTCACGGATGACTCTCCTCCcagcaaaaagaaaagggtgGACCACGTTGATTTTGATATCTGCACCAAGAGAGAGAGGAATTACAGGAGTTCACGCCAAATCAGTGAAGACTCCGAAAGGACTGGCGGCTCTCCCAGTGTCCGGCACGGTTCCTTCCATGAGGAGGATGACCCTGTGGGCTCCCCGAGGCTCATGTCAGTAAAAGGGTCTCCTAAAGTAGATGAAAAAGGTCTCCCCTATTCTAACATAACAGTCAGAGAAGAGTCCTTAAAGTTTAATCCTTACGATTCTAGCAGGAGAGAACAGATGGCAGACATGGCCAAAATAAAGCTCTCTGTCTTGAGTTCTGAAGATGAACTAAATCGGTGGGATTCTCAAATGAAACAGGATGCCAGCAGATTGGACGTGAGTTTCCCAAACAGCATAATTAAGAGAGACAGCCTTCGGAAGAGGAGTGTACGTGACTTGGAACCTGGTGAGGTGCCTTCTGATTCCGATGACGATGGCGAGCACAAGCTCCACTCCCCCAGAGCCTCTGCTTTATATGAGAGCTCTCGGCTGTCTTTTTTATTGAGGGACAGAGAAGATAAACTGCGTGAGCGAGATGAAAGACTCTCCAGCTCTTTAGAAAGGAACAAATTTTACTCTTTTGCTCTGGATAAGACCATCACACCAGACACCAAGGCTTTGCTCGAGAGAGCTAAATCACTGTCTTCATCTCGAGAAGAAAATTGGTCTTTTCTTGATTGGGACTCCCGTTTTGCTAATTTTCGAAacaacaaagataaagaaaaggttGACTCTGCCCCGAGACCTATTCCGTCCTggtacatgaaaaagaaaaaaattcggACTGATTCGGAAGGAAAAATGGATGACAAAAAAGATGATCAtaaagaagaagaacaggaaaGACAAGAATTATTTGCATCTCGTTTTTTACACAGCTCGATCTTCGAACAAGATTCCAAGCGACTGCAGCATctagagagaaaagatgaagacTCAGACTTCATTTCTGGTAGGTTGTATGGGCGGCAGACATCCGATGGCGCAAACAGCACAGCCGATTTGATTCAAGAGCCCGTAGTTCTTTTCCATAGCAGATTTATGGAACTCACACGAatgcaacagaaagaaaaggaaaaagaccaaaaaccCAAAGAGGTTGAGAAACAGGAAGATACTGAGGATCATCCTGAGACCCCAGAATCGGCTTCTGAGAGTAAAGAGTCAGAACTGAAGACTCCCCCTCCGACTGGGCCTCCTGCCGTCACAGCTGCAGCTCCAGAGTCAGCCTCGTCGTCACTGGAGAAGACGACAGCCAGTGAAAAAGCAGGGGAGGTGCCACTGGCGACAGAAGAGAAACCCAGGGAGCTGGCCTCCACCTCAGAAGAAGCAAAGCCCGTGTCTGAGCAGGCGCCCACCGCTGTGCAGCAAACTGAACAGGCCGACCTGCCCTCAGGAGTGGACACCAGGAAAGACGCTGCTGGGCCTCCCTCGGTTGCGGAAGAGGGCTCGTCCGCTGACCCGCTGCCTTACCTGGACACCAAGCCCCCGACTCCCGGGGCCTCGTTTTCCCAGGCGGAGGTCACCGCAGATCCGGAGCCTGATAGTGCCCAGCCGCCTTCGAAACCGACCCAGAAGCCTGAGGAAGCCGATGAGCCAAAAGTGGAAAAGCCAAACTCCACTGCTGACGTTGAACCTAACGCAAATCAGAAAGCTGAAGTTGTCCCTGAGGTTCAGCCTCAAGCTTCTGAAGACGTTGAGGTTGAGCCTCCGGTGGCTGCAAAAGataaaaagccaaacaaaagcAAGCGTTCCAAGACCCCCGTCCAGGCCGCCGCAGCAAGCACTGTGGAGAAGCCGGTCACCAGGAAGAGCGAGCGCATAGACCGGGAGAAACTCAAGCGGTCCAGTTCTCCTCGGGGAGAAGCCCAGAAGCTTCTAGAgttgaagatggaggcagagaagatTACCAGGACTGCCTCTAAAAACTCAGCCGCAGATGCGGAACACCCTGAACCAAGTCTGCCCCTCAGCCGAACAAGGCGCCGGAACGTGAGGAGTGTCTATGCGACCATGGCTGACCACGAGAGCCGCTCTCCTGTCAAGGAGCCCGCGGAGCAGCCGCGAGTGACCAGGAAGAGACTGGAGCGAGAGCTTCAGGAGGCCGCGGCGGTCCCCACCACCCCGAGGAGGGGGAGGCCTCCGAAGACGCGCCGCCGCgctgaagaggaagaggagactgAGGTGAAGGAACCAGTTGAGACCGTCAGACCCGCCGAGGGATGGAGGTCCCCACGGGCCCAAAAGTCAGGGGCTGCTGGCGGCCCGCAgggcaaaagggggaaaaatgagccaaaagtagatgctGAACGTCTGGAAGCCGCAGCTGAGGTGAGTCCCCAAGTAAAcgtgaaagaaaacacaaaagccaaAGCGGATAAAGAAGAAGCAGGAAGTGAACAAAAACGTGACAGGAAGGAACTTAGCACAGACAGAGACGCACCAGAAGCCCCTGCAGTTGAAGTGGCGGAGAAAAAAACAGCGCCTGAAAAAAACTCCAAGTCCAAGAGAGGAAGATCTCGAAACTCCAGGTCGGCAGCGGACAAGGCTGCAAATCTGAAAAGCGTGGACGCCGGCGTGCGTCCGAGTGCGGCGGCAGGCCCCGGGGCGCTGGCGGTGGACAAGGAAGCGGAGGCGGCGGCTGGCCCCGCCGAGAAGAGCGAGAGTCCGCAGAAGGAAGGGAGCTCGTCATCCCAGCTGAGCAGTGGTCCAGCCCCTCCGGACACGGCAgcggaggagaaggaaggggtgtCGGCCTCCGCACCTTCCCCGGAAGCCAACCAGTTAGCCAAGCAGATGGAGCTGGAGCAGGCTGTGGAGAACATCGCGAAGCTCACCGAAAGCGCCACCGCGGCCTTCAAGGCGGCGGCCGCGGATGCGCCAGAGGGCCTCTCCACCGAGGACGGGGACAAGCCGGCACACCAGGCGAGTGAGACGGAACTGGCTGCAGCCATTGGCTCCATCATCAATGACAtctctggggaggcagagagcttCCCAGCAGCTGCACCTTACCCTGCAGAATCCCAGACAGATCTGCAGCCCCGCTCGCAGGCGCCACAGCCCCCTGGGGAAGGAATGGAGCCCGAGACCAATGAGGCCGTGTCTGGCCTCTTGGAGACCGAAGCTGCTACAGAATCTTCTGGGCCACCAGCCAGTGCCCCTGACCCCTCAGCAGGCCCAGCAGATACCAAGGAAGCTGGGGGGAATAGTGGCGAGACCTCCCAGCCAGTGCCAGAAGCCAGAGGACCAAAAGAAGCAGAAGTCCCTCTTGCTCGGAAAGAGAAGGGGCGCCAGAAGACCAGTCGATCACGTCGCAAACggaatacaaataagaaaatggggGGCACTGCAGAGACCCAGGTCGCCGAACCTGACCAAATGCAAAGCAAGAGTCCCGCTACAGCTGAGGGGACGGCGGTGCCACCCCCAGAAACTCcacaggaagagcagcagggagaaaAGCCCCAGTCTGCTCCGCCCCCCGAGTCCTGTGCTTCCGACCCAAGCAAGACTCCGTCCATCGAGAATCTGTCCCAAGAGAGCAGTGTTGAAGCAAAGACTCCCACCAGAGCGCCCGCGCCTccagcccttccccctccctcccagcccgcAGCAGTGGAGGAGGAGCCGCAAGCCAGATTCAAGGTGCATTCCATCATTGAAAGTGACCCCGTGACCCCACCCAGTGACTCGAGCACACCCACCCCCACGGTCCCTTTGGTAACTGCAGCAAAGCTCCCACCCCCTGTTGCCTCTGGTGGCGTGCCACACCCGAGTCCCCCTCCTAAGGTCACGGAGTGGATCACCAGGCAGGAGGAGCCTCGGGCTCAGTCCACCTCATCTCCAGCTCTTCCCCCAGACACAAAAGCTTCTGACATTGACACCAGCTCCAGTACGCTGAGGAAGATCCTCATGGACCCCAAGTATGTCTCCGCCGCTGGCATCACTTCCACGAGTGTCACAACTGCCATTGCGGAGCCTGTCAGCGCTGCCCCTTGCCTGCACGAGGTGCCACCCCCGCCTCCAGTTGAGCCTAAAAAGCCACTTGTAGAAGAAAAACCAGCAGCTCCAGTACCCAACACCTCTGATACGCAGGCCCCAGAGGTTCCAGTAGCGGCTGAAAAGGAAAAGGTGACTCCAGTCATCGCTCCCAAAATCACTTCTGTGATTAGCCGGATGCCTGTGAGCATTGATCTGGAGAACTCGCAAAAGATAACTCTGGCAAAACCAGCTCCACAAACCCTGACCGGCCTGGTGAGTGCTCTGACGGGCCTGGTGAACGTCTCCTTGGTCCCAGTGAATGCCCTGACCGGCCCCGTGAATGCCCTGAAGGGCCCCGTGAAGGGCTCGGTGGCCACGCTGAAGGGTTTGGTGAACACTCCTGCGGGTCCCGTGAACGTCCTCAAGGGGCCAGTGAATGTTCTGACGGGGCCGGTGAACGTTCTCACTGCTCCGGTGAATGCCGCCGTGGGCGCGGTGAATGCAGCCGCGGGCACGGTCAACGCCACTGTGGGCACCGTGAACGCCACCGCCGGCGCCATGAATGCAGGCGCCGTGACCGTCACAGCGGGGGCAGTGACCGCTGCATCTGGCAGTGCGACCGCCACCACAACAGGCACAGTGACGGTGGCAGGTGCAGTGATCACACCGTCGGCAAAGTGCAAACCCAGAGCCAGCACTAATGAGAACAGTCGGTTTCACCCGGGGTCTATGTCCGTGATCGACGACCGCCCGGCAGACACCGGCTCTGGTGCTGGGCTGCGTGTGAACACATCTGAAGGGGTCGTGCTCCTGAGCTACTCGGGGCAGAAGACTGAAGGCCCGCAGCGGATAAGCGCCAAGATCAGCCAGATCCCCCCGGCCAGTGCCATGGACATCGAATTCCAGCAGTCAGTGTCCAAGTCCCAGGTCAAGCCTGATTCTGTCACCCCGTCACAGCCTTCGCCCAAAGGCCCCCAGGCTCCTTCGGGCTATGCCAATGTGGCCACTCACTCTACTCTGGTACTGACGGCCCAGACGTATAACGCATCTCCTGTGATTTCATCCGTGAAGGCGGACCGTCCGTCCTTGGAGAAGCCCGAGCCCATTCACCTCTCTGTGTCCACACCTGTCACCCAGGGCGGCACAGTGAAGGTTCTCACCCAGGGCATAAACACGCCCCCAGTGCTGGTTCACAACCAGCTGGTCCTCACCCCAAGCATAGTCACCACTAATAAAAAGCTTGCCGACCCTGTCACCCTCAAAATAGAGACCAAGGTCCTCCAGCCAGCGAATCTGGGGTCCGCCCTCaatccccaccaccctcctgctctgcccagcAAACTGCCTGCAGAAGTGAACCACGTCGCCTCGGGGCCCAGTACCCCGACGGATCGAGCGGTCACCCACTTGGCAGCCACAAAGCCAGATGCGCACTCTCCTCGGCCTGGCGGGCCGGCGCCGGCCCCGTTCCCCAGAACGTGCCACCCCAGCAGCACCGCGTCTGCCGCGCTCTCCACGAACGCCACGGTCATGCTGGCTGCGGGCATTCCCGTGCCTCAGTTCATCTCCAGCATACACCCGGAGCAGTCTGTCATCATGCCGCCCCACAGCATCACCCAGACTGTGTCCCTGAGCCACCTGTCCCAGGGCGAGGTGAGAATGAACACTCCCGCGCTACCCAGCATCACGTACAGCATCCGGCCGGAGACCCTTCACTCTCCGCGGGCCCCTCTGCAGCCCCAGCAGATAGAGGTCAGGGCCCCGCAGCGCGCGGGCACACCCCAGCCGGCCGCAGCCGGCGTGCCGGCCCTGGCCCCCCAGCACCCTCCCGAGGAGGAAGTGCATTACCACCTTCCTGTCGCTCGAGCTGCGGCCCCCGTGCAGTCCGAGGTGCTGGTCATGCAGTCCGAGTACCGCCTGCACCCCTACACCGTGCCCCGGGACGTGAGGATAATGGTGCATCCGCACGTGACAGCGGTCAGCGAGCAGCCTCGGGCGGCCGACGGGGTGGTGAAGGTGCCACCGGCCAGCAAGGTCCCACAGCAGCCCGGGAAGGATGCTGCCAAGACGGCGGAAGCCAAGgcggccccggcccccgccccccacggGGAGGCCCGCATCCTCACGGTCACCCCCAGCAACCAGCTGCAGGGGCTGCCTCTGACCCCGCCTGTGGTGGTGACCCACGGCGTGCAGATCGTGCACTCCAGTGGGGAGCTGTTCCAGGAGTACAGATACGGAGACATCCGCACCTACCACGGCCCTGCTCAGCTCACGCACACTCAGTTTCCTGCCGCCGCCTCCATCGGTCTACCTCCTCGGACCAAGGCTCCCGCTCAG GGCCCAGCTCCTGAAGGTGAGCCCTTGCAGCCCACTCAGCCTACACAGTCTACACAGCCTGCCCAACCCGTGCAGTCCACGCAGCCTGCCCAGCCCACGCAGCCTTGCCAGCCCACCCAGCTCAGCCAGCCGGGCCAGCCACCAAGCGGCAAGATGCCTCAGGTCTCCCAGGAGGCGAAGGGGACCCAGACAGGAGTAGACCAGCCTCGCCTCCCAACCGTGCCTGCGAGCAGGCCAGCCGAGCCGCATGTGCAGGTTCAGAGGGCGCAGGCAGAAACGAGCCAGACCTCCTACCCCTCCCCCGTGTCCGTCTCCATGAAGCCTGACCTCccggcccctctccctgctcaggctGCCCCAAAGCAGCCGTTGTTTGTCCCCACAACCTCAAGCCCCAGCACCCCTCCAGGACTGGCTCTGACACACACCGAAGCCCAGCCCGCTCCCAAACCGGATTCTGCTCCACACCTGACTTCCCAGAGGCCTGTGGATATGGTCCAGCTTCTGAAG AAGTACCCCATCGTGTGGCAGGGCCTCCTGGCCCTCAAGAACGACACGGCTGCCGTGCAGCTGCACTTCGTCTCTGGCAACAACGTGCTGGCCCATcggtctctgcccctctctgaaGGCGGCCCCCCGCTGAGGATCGCCCAGAGGATGCGGCTGGAGGCCTCGCAGCTGGAAGGGGTTGCCCGAAGGATGACG GTGGAGACGGATTACTGTCTGCTGCTGGCTCTGCCCTGTGGCCGTGACCAAGAGGATGTCGTGAGCCAGACCGAGTCCCTCAAGGCGGCCTTCATCACCTATCTGCAGGCCAAGCAGGCGGCAGGGATCATCAACGTCCCCAACCCTGGCTCCAATCAG CCTGCCTACGTGCTGCAGATCTTCCCACCCTGCGAGTTCTCGGAGAGCCACCTGTCCCGTCTGGCCCCCGACCTCCTTGCCAGCATCTCCAACATTTCTCCCCATCTTATGATTGTCATCGCCTCCGTGTGA